In one Parvibaculum sp. genomic region, the following are encoded:
- the erpA gene encoding iron-sulfur cluster insertion protein ErpA — MTETAELAPPITLTARAARQIAKIIDGEGEGAMLRVAVQGGGCSGFQYGFTLDDSKQDDDLVLERDGVTVLIDAVSVNYLAGSEIDYTDDLIGSAFKINNPNATSSCGCGTSFSV; from the coding sequence ATGACCGAGACCGCCGAACTTGCCCCACCGATCACACTGACGGCGCGCGCCGCCCGCCAGATCGCCAAAATCATCGATGGCGAAGGCGAAGGCGCCATGCTGCGCGTGGCCGTGCAAGGCGGTGGCTGCTCGGGCTTTCAATACGGCTTCACGCTCGACGACAGCAAGCAGGACGACGATCTGGTGCTTGAAAGGGACGGCGTTACCGTGCTGATCGACGCGGTGTCGGTCAATTATCTGGCGGGCTCCGAGATCGACTACACGGACGATCTGATCGGTTCGGCTTTCAAGATCAACAATCCTAACGCAACGTCATCCTGCGGTTGCGGCACTTCCTTCTCAGTCTAG
- a CDS encoding deoxyguanosinetriphosphate triphosphohydrolase, producing MPIANPAATAPYATRAEETRGRLFAEAESATRTPFQRDRDRIIHSGAFRRLKYKTQVFVYHEGDNYRTRLSHSLEVAQVARSIARVLGLDEDLAETLALAHDLGHTPFGHAGETALDRCMDGFGGFDHNAQTLRIVTKLERRYARFDGLNLTWETLEGLVKHNGPVLTPKRGVDALPRALAEYAETQDLELTTYAGPEAQVAALADDIAYNNHDIDDGLRAGLFEIEDLMALPLVGDAFRAVLDEFPGLETTRVIHEAVRRLIGAMVDDLLAETLRRLADARPASAADVRAMDRPLVGFSATMREHNAALKSFLMQRMYRHYRVNRSMSKAQRIVTDLFELLHREPDLLPPEWQEGCDGAGGLRTSRRVCDFIAGMTDRFAIEEHRRLFDLHDSRA from the coding sequence TTGCCGATAGCCAATCCCGCCGCCACCGCGCCCTATGCCACTCGTGCCGAGGAAACGCGCGGGCGGCTCTTTGCGGAAGCCGAGAGCGCCACGCGGACGCCGTTCCAGCGCGACCGCGACCGGATCATTCATTCCGGCGCCTTCCGCCGTCTCAAGTACAAGACGCAGGTCTTCGTCTATCACGAGGGCGACAACTATCGGACGCGGCTTTCGCATTCGCTGGAAGTGGCGCAGGTCGCGCGGTCCATCGCCCGTGTGCTCGGTCTCGACGAAGACCTCGCCGAAACGCTGGCGCTGGCGCACGATCTCGGTCACACGCCGTTCGGTCATGCCGGCGAAACAGCGCTCGATCGCTGCATGGACGGCTTTGGCGGCTTCGATCACAACGCCCAGACGCTGCGCATCGTCACCAAGCTCGAACGCCGCTATGCGCGTTTCGACGGCCTCAACCTCACATGGGAAACGCTCGAAGGTCTGGTCAAGCACAACGGGCCCGTGCTGACGCCGAAACGCGGCGTCGATGCCTTGCCGCGCGCCTTGGCCGAATATGCCGAGACGCAGGATCTCGAACTGACGACCTATGCGGGACCGGAGGCGCAGGTGGCGGCGCTGGCCGACGACATTGCCTACAACAATCACGACATCGACGACGGCCTGCGCGCCGGCCTTTTCGAGATCGAGGATCTGATGGCGCTGCCGTTGGTCGGCGACGCCTTCCGCGCGGTCCTCGACGAGTTTCCGGGGCTCGAAACCACACGCGTGATACACGAAGCGGTGCGGCGGCTGATCGGCGCGATGGTCGACGATTTGCTGGCCGAGACGCTGCGCAGGCTCGCCGACGCACGACCGGCTTCCGCCGCCGATGTCCGCGCGATGGACCGGCCGCTGGTCGGTTTCAGCGCGACGATGCGCGAGCACAATGCGGCACTGAAATCCTTTCTGATGCAGCGCATGTACCGCCACTACCGGGTCAACCGTTCGATGAGCAAGGCGCAACGGATCGTCACCGACCTTTTCGAGTTGCTGCATCGGGAGCCCGACCTCCTGCCGCCGGAATGGCAGGAGGGCTGCGATGGGGCGGGTGGGCTCAGGACTTCGCGGCGGGTTTGCGATTTTATCGCCGGCATGACCGACCGCTTTGCGATCGAGGAGCACAGGCGGCTCTTCGATCTCCACGATTCAAGGGCCTGA
- a CDS encoding copper-translocating P-type ATPase: MSGCEHHDHAHHCHGTGTKPAPVDVPAGAQWTCPMHAEVIRDVAGSCPICGMALEPIMPAAGDAPNPEYADMKRRFWIGAALALPVFVLEMGAHLTGLSHVVAQQTNNLMQMALATPVVLWAGWPFFERGWQSLVTRNLNMFTLIAMGTGTAWAYSMVATLAPDIFPDAFRDGHGTVAVYFEAAAVITVLVLLGQVLELRARETTGDAIKALLGLEAKTARRVDADGRDEDVAIEDIAVGDVLRVRPGEKVPVDGALLDGGGAIDEAMITGEAMPVTKRAGDRLIAGTVNQTGSFTMKAEKIGRDTMLAQIVGLVAAAQRSRAPIQRLADRVSGWFVPAVIAVAVLAFAVWSVFGPEPRLAFALVAAVAVLIIACPCALGLATPMSIMVGVGRGAGLGVLVRDAATLERMERIDTLVVDKTGTLTEGRPRVVEIVAAAGADENEMLRLTASLERASEHPLGAAIVKTAEERGLRLVEVVDFSSPAGRGARGKVDGHAVIAGNAKYLTECDVDTDALRETAERLRRDGATAIFAAIDGKAAGVIAIADPVKETTPAALDALKADGIRIVMLTGDNITTAEAVARRLGILDVEAEVLPERKAEIVSELKAQGRVVAMAGDGVNDAPALAAADVGIAMGTGTDVAMESAGITLLGGDLGGIVKARALSRATMRNIRQNLFFAFVYNAAGVPVAAGLLYPFFGILLSPVIAAAAMSLSSVSVIGNALRLRQAKLG, translated from the coding sequence ATGAGCGGATGCGAACACCACGACCATGCCCATCATTGTCACGGGACCGGAACGAAACCCGCACCCGTGGACGTGCCGGCAGGCGCACAATGGACCTGTCCGATGCATGCGGAGGTCATCCGCGATGTAGCCGGCTCCTGCCCGATCTGCGGCATGGCACTGGAGCCGATAATGCCGGCGGCCGGAGATGCTCCGAACCCGGAATATGCCGATATGAAGCGGCGCTTCTGGATCGGTGCGGCCCTCGCCCTGCCCGTCTTCGTGCTCGAAATGGGCGCGCATCTGACCGGCCTGTCGCATGTCGTCGCGCAGCAGACCAACAATCTGATGCAGATGGCGCTTGCGACGCCGGTGGTGCTGTGGGCGGGCTGGCCCTTCTTCGAGCGCGGCTGGCAATCGCTCGTCACGCGCAATCTCAACATGTTCACGCTGATCGCCATGGGCACCGGCACCGCCTGGGCCTACAGCATGGTCGCGACGCTGGCGCCCGATATTTTCCCGGACGCCTTCCGTGACGGGCATGGGACGGTCGCGGTCTATTTCGAGGCGGCGGCGGTCATCACCGTGCTGGTGCTGCTCGGACAGGTGCTCGAACTCAGGGCCCGCGAAACGACCGGCGACGCGATCAAGGCGCTGCTTGGCCTCGAAGCCAAAACGGCGCGGCGAGTCGACGCGGATGGCAGAGACGAGGACGTCGCCATCGAAGACATAGCCGTCGGCGACGTGCTGCGCGTACGCCCCGGCGAGAAGGTGCCGGTGGACGGCGCGCTTCTCGACGGCGGCGGCGCGATCGACGAGGCGATGATTACCGGCGAGGCGATGCCGGTGACGAAGCGGGCCGGCGACAGGCTGATCGCCGGCACGGTCAACCAGACCGGCAGCTTCACGATGAAGGCCGAAAAGATCGGCCGCGACACGATGCTGGCGCAGATCGTCGGCCTGGTCGCCGCCGCGCAACGCTCCCGCGCGCCGATACAAAGGCTGGCGGACCGGGTGTCCGGCTGGTTCGTGCCGGCGGTGATCGCGGTCGCGGTGCTGGCCTTCGCGGTCTGGTCGGTCTTCGGACCCGAACCGCGCCTTGCCTTCGCATTGGTCGCGGCCGTCGCGGTGCTGATTATCGCCTGCCCTTGCGCGCTCGGCCTTGCGACACCGATGTCGATCATGGTCGGCGTCGGCCGCGGCGCGGGCCTCGGCGTGCTGGTGCGCGACGCCGCGACGCTCGAACGCATGGAGCGCATCGACACGCTGGTGGTCGACAAGACCGGCACGCTGACCGAGGGCCGCCCCCGCGTGGTCGAGATCGTCGCGGCGGCCGGCGCCGACGAGAATGAAATGCTGCGCCTGACGGCCAGCCTTGAACGGGCGAGCGAACACCCGCTGGGCGCGGCAATCGTCAAGACGGCCGAAGAACGCGGGCTTCGACTGGTGGAAGTCGTCGATTTCAGTTCGCCCGCCGGGCGCGGCGCGCGCGGCAAGGTCGATGGCCATGCCGTCATCGCCGGCAACGCAAAATATCTGACCGAATGCGACGTCGATACGGACGCCTTGAGGGAGACCGCCGAACGGCTGCGCCGCGACGGCGCAACGGCGATCTTCGCCGCGATCGACGGCAAGGCGGCGGGCGTCATCGCGATTGCCGACCCCGTGAAGGAAACGACGCCGGCGGCGCTCGACGCGCTGAAGGCCGACGGCATCCGCATCGTCATGCTGACCGGCGACAACATCACGACTGCCGAGGCCGTGGCGCGGCGGCTCGGCATTCTCGATGTGGAGGCCGAAGTGCTGCCGGAACGCAAGGCCGAGATCGTGAGCGAATTGAAGGCGCAGGGCCGCGTGGTGGCTATGGCCGGCGACGGCGTCAACGATGCCCCGGCACTCGCCGCCGCCGATGTCGGCATCGCCATGGGAACCGGCACCGACGTGGCGATGGAAAGCGCCGGCATCACGCTGCTCGGTGGCGATCTCGGCGGCATCGTCAAGGCGCGGGCATTGAGCCGGGCGACGATGCGCAACATCCGGCAGAACCTCTTTTTCGCCTTCGTCTACAATGCGGCGGGCGTTCCGGTGGCGGCCGGATTGCTCTATCCTTTCTTCGGCATCCTGCTGTCGCCGGTAATCGCGGCGGCTGCGATGTCGCTGAGCTCGGTCAGCGTGATCGGCAACGCGCTGCGGCTGCGGCAGGCGAAGCTCGGGTGA
- a CDS encoding SPOR domain-containing protein: MPNRDGHWDEDPEYDFDPDVEDYEVYDEEEGRRRGPLMLLSVVALLVVFAGVVFLAYRQGDTGGAIPPLLRADGEPTKEVPANPGGKKFPHQDAGIYDRIGGDTAGRGEGEQLLPPAEEPLAIDRPSEISPRDQQAMDRLAQAIESAPLEPIVPAAPQAEPEAVVPSAPEAPAEAVPPPVANNTGTHVVQLAAFRDEAAARDAFEKLRGKFPDLLGPLVIDIQRADLGEQGIYYRLRGGYLEKDAADRLCGQLDAQGQGCFVRPR, translated from the coding sequence ATGCCGAACCGGGATGGCCACTGGGACGAGGATCCGGAATACGACTTCGATCCCGACGTCGAGGACTACGAAGTTTATGACGAAGAGGAAGGGCGCCGCCGCGGGCCGCTGATGCTTCTCAGCGTCGTGGCGTTGCTGGTGGTTTTTGCCGGTGTCGTTTTTCTGGCCTATCGGCAGGGTGACACCGGCGGCGCCATACCGCCGCTGCTGCGCGCCGATGGCGAACCGACCAAGGAAGTCCCGGCCAATCCCGGCGGCAAGAAATTCCCGCATCAGGATGCCGGCATTTACGATCGCATTGGCGGCGATACGGCCGGGCGCGGCGAGGGCGAACAGTTGCTCCCGCCCGCCGAAGAACCGCTTGCCATCGACCGGCCGTCCGAAATTTCGCCGCGCGACCAGCAAGCGATGGACCGGCTGGCGCAGGCGATCGAAAGCGCGCCGCTGGAACCGATTGTGCCGGCAGCGCCCCAGGCAGAGCCCGAGGCTGTCGTTCCGTCGGCGCCCGAGGCGCCTGCGGAAGCAGTGCCGCCGCCGGTTGCGAACAACACCGGCACGCATGTCGTGCAACTCGCGGCCTTCCGCGACGAAGCGGCGGCGCGCGATGCTTTCGAGAAGCTCCGGGGAAAGTTTCCCGATCTTCTCGGACCGCTCGTCATCGACATCCAGCGTGCCGATCTCGGTGAGCAGGGCATCTATTACCGGCTGCGCGGCGGTTATCTCGAAAAGGATGCGGCCGACAGGCTTTGCGGCCAGCTCGATGCGCAAGGGCAGGGCTGCTTCGTCCGGCCGCGATGA
- the scpB gene encoding SMC-Scp complex subunit ScpB, with amino-acid sequence MVEALLFAAAEPLDIDSIASRLPEGADVGAAIEDLQQTYEGRGVNLVRVANKWMFRTADDLGFLMEREAVEQRRLSRAAMETLAIVAYHQPVTRAEIEEIRGVSVSKGTLDVLMETGWVRLRGRKRTPGRPVTYGTTEDFLVHFGLENVGDLPGIDELKAAGLLDGRLPPGFDVPNPSESGGEGDGEFADEEEYGAALDEHLAQDAVEDK; translated from the coding sequence ATGGTCGAGGCGTTGCTTTTCGCGGCCGCCGAACCCCTCGACATCGACAGCATCGCCAGCCGGCTGCCTGAGGGCGCCGATGTCGGTGCGGCAATCGAGGACCTGCAGCAGACCTATGAGGGGCGGGGCGTCAATCTGGTCCGCGTCGCCAACAAGTGGATGTTCCGCACCGCCGACGATCTGGGTTTCCTGATGGAGCGCGAGGCGGTCGAGCAGCGCCGGTTATCGCGCGCCGCGATGGAGACGCTGGCCATCGTCGCCTATCACCAGCCCGTCACCCGCGCCGAAATCGAGGAAATCCGGGGCGTCAGCGTTTCCAAGGGGACGCTCGATGTGCTGATGGAGACTGGATGGGTGCGGTTGCGCGGGCGCAAGCGGACGCCGGGCCGGCCGGTGACCTACGGGACGACCGAAGATTTCCTGGTGCATTTCGGGCTCGAAAATGTCGGCGATCTGCCGGGCATCGACGAGTTGAAGGCGGCGGGCCTTCTCGACGGGCGGCTGCCGCCCGGCTTCGATGTTCCCAATCCAAGCGAGAGCGGCGGCGAAGGCGACGGCGAATTTGCCGACGAGGAGGAATATGGCGCGGCGCTCGACGAGCATCTCGCGCAGGACGCGGTGGAAGACAAGTAG
- the nagZ gene encoding beta-N-acetylhexosaminidase yields the protein MSVSAAIYGCAGLELDEVERAFFRAAQPWGFILFARNIDTPDQVRRLIASLRKAAGHDAQILIDQEGGRVQRLRPPHWHRYPPGRAYGAVHSADPETGIKAVRLGARLIAEDLRDLGITVDCLPVLDVPAAGAHDVIGDRAYAQSPDDVAALGRAAADGLLAGGVLPVMKHIPGHGRAGVDSHKSLPVVSASRRELEETDFPPFRALLDLPLAMTAHVVYAAIDPDAPATTSKKVIGEIVRGHIGFDGLLMSDDLSMEALAGDLGARARASLAAGCDVVLHCNGRMAEMEAVAGEAPLLVGTARTRAESAEAMRLQRTKALDPAENHARLAEILADYG from the coding sequence ATGAGCGTTTCCGCAGCGATCTATGGATGTGCGGGGCTCGAACTTGATGAGGTCGAGCGCGCATTCTTTCGTGCAGCGCAGCCCTGGGGCTTCATTCTCTTTGCGCGCAACATCGACACGCCGGATCAGGTGCGGCGACTGATCGCGAGCCTTCGCAAGGCCGCCGGTCACGATGCGCAAATCCTGATCGATCAGGAAGGCGGCCGCGTTCAGCGCCTGCGTCCGCCGCACTGGCATCGCTATCCGCCCGGGCGCGCCTATGGTGCGGTCCATTCCGCCGATCCCGAAACCGGCATTAAAGCAGTGCGGCTCGGCGCGCGGCTGATCGCCGAGGATCTTCGCGATCTCGGCATCACGGTCGATTGCCTGCCTGTTCTCGATGTGCCGGCGGCAGGCGCGCATGATGTGATCGGCGACCGCGCCTATGCTCAGTCGCCGGACGATGTCGCGGCGCTCGGCCGTGCGGCGGCGGACGGCTTGCTGGCTGGCGGCGTGTTGCCGGTGATGAAGCATATTCCGGGGCATGGCCGCGCCGGTGTCGACAGTCACAAGAGCCTGCCCGTTGTTTCGGCCTCCCGGCGCGAACTCGAGGAAACGGACTTTCCTCCCTTCCGAGCGTTGCTCGATCTGCCGCTGGCGATGACGGCGCATGTCGTCTATGCGGCCATCGATCCGGACGCACCGGCGACCACTTCGAAGAAAGTGATTGGCGAGATCGTGCGCGGCCACATCGGGTTCGACGGTTTGCTGATGTCGGACGATCTTTCGATGGAGGCGCTGGCGGGCGATCTGGGTGCGCGGGCGCGGGCGAGCCTCGCCGCCGGCTGCGATGTCGTCCTGCACTGCAACGGCCGGATGGCCGAGATGGAGGCGGTGGCTGGCGAGGCCCCACTGCTGGTGGGCACAGCAAGGACCCGCGCCGAATCGGCCGAGGCAATGCGGCTGCAGCGTACCAAGGCGTTAGACCCGGCGGAAAATCATGCGCGACTTGCCGAAATTCTGGCGGATTACGGGTAA
- the xth gene encoding exodeoxyribonuclease III, which produces MKIATFNVNSIKARIANLTVWLKEAEPDIVCLQELKCLDDAFPRGEIEELGYNVAVHGQKTYNGVAIISKLPLEDVTRGLPGGNGDEQSRYIEAVVSTADGALRVASIYLPNGNPVDSEKFEYKLHWMDRLIDHAHRLLAFEEPLVLAGDYNVIPTADDVHDPQAWAEDALFRPETRTKFRELINLGFTDAFRACHTEAHRYTFWDYQAGAWAKDNGIRIDHLLLSPQAADRLKACDIDRNVRGREKPSDHVPVWVELDL; this is translated from the coding sequence ATGAAGATCGCGACCTTCAACGTCAATTCGATCAAGGCGCGCATTGCGAACCTGACAGTATGGCTGAAAGAAGCCGAGCCCGACATCGTGTGCCTGCAGGAGTTGAAATGCCTCGACGACGCCTTCCCGCGCGGCGAGATCGAGGAACTGGGCTACAACGTCGCGGTACACGGACAAAAAACCTATAACGGCGTCGCGATTATCTCCAAGCTGCCGCTTGAGGACGTAACCCGCGGCCTGCCCGGCGGAAATGGCGACGAGCAGTCGCGCTACATCGAGGCGGTGGTATCGACCGCGGACGGCGCGTTGCGTGTCGCCTCGATCTATCTGCCGAACGGCAATCCGGTCGACAGCGAAAAATTCGAATACAAGCTGCACTGGATGGACCGGCTGATCGACCACGCGCACCGCCTGCTGGCCTTCGAAGAGCCGCTGGTGCTCGCCGGCGACTACAATGTGATACCGACCGCCGACGACGTTCACGACCCGCAAGCATGGGCGGAAGATGCGCTGTTCCGCCCGGAAACGCGGACGAAGTTCCGTGAGCTGATCAATCTCGGTTTCACCGACGCCTTCCGCGCCTGCCACACCGAAGCCCATCGTTACACCTTCTGGGACTATCAGGCCGGCGCCTGGGCGAAGGACAACGGCATCCGCATCGACCACCTGTTGCTGTCGCCGCAGGCCGCCGACCGCCTGAAAGCCTGCGACATCGACCGCAATGTGAGGGGCCGCGAAAAGCCTTCCGACCATGTGCCGGTGTGGGTGGAACTCGACCTCTGA
- a CDS encoding PAS domain-containing protein has translation MNSRVLTEAGQKLGNYWKAIRTGNEVPTRAAFKLTSEIAPLMPHMVIAELADGDLVFRYAGTGLVERQGMNITGKRYGDFAEPMQVARAAARVKAFHATPCGFVSVHREEYQRGFAAEVEVTGFPLRTDDGEGRLIVMVVTPLGTVPYTRTGGRPIFMAPATHFEFIEVGQGLPDGEAIVQWAEGTAMTEGRRGDR, from the coding sequence ATGAACAGTCGCGTACTGACCGAAGCCGGTCAAAAGCTGGGGAACTACTGGAAAGCGATCCGAACCGGCAACGAAGTCCCGACCCGCGCCGCCTTCAAGCTCACCTCCGAAATCGCACCGCTGATGCCGCATATGGTGATCGCCGAACTCGCGGACGGCGATCTCGTTTTCCGCTACGCCGGCACGGGCCTCGTCGAACGGCAAGGGATGAACATAACGGGCAAGCGCTATGGCGACTTCGCCGAACCGATGCAGGTGGCGCGCGCCGCCGCACGGGTTAAGGCCTTCCACGCGACACCCTGCGGCTTCGTTTCCGTACATCGCGAGGAATACCAGCGCGGTTTCGCGGCGGAGGTGGAGGTGACCGGTTTTCCCCTGCGCACCGACGACGGCGAAGGCCGGTTGATCGTGATGGTGGTGACACCGCTCGGCACGGTACCCTATACCAGGACCGGCGGGCGGCCGATCTTCATGGCGCCGGCGACCCACTTCGAATTCATCGAGGTCGGACAGGGATTGCCGGACGGCGAGGCAATCGTTCAGTGGGCAGAGGGAACCGCGATGACCGAAGGAAGGCGGGGCGACAGATGA
- the argS gene encoding arginine--tRNA ligase: MNIFRYFEDRVEAALKALEKEGALPAGLDTSRVAVEPPRDPSHGDLSTNAAMVLAKPANMKPRDLADRLAAKLAAEEAVTEVSVAGPGFINLRLNASFWLARIPEMLRSGPAYGTSELGAGEAVNVEYVSANPTGPMHVGHVRGAVFGDALANLLEKVGYRVCREYYINDAGGQIEVLARSVLLRYREARGEAIGAIPEGLYPGDYLKPVGQALAATHGGGLIEGNDETEALRIAREAAVEAMMELIRGDLAVLGITHEVFFSELSLHRSGAIEETVKLLEDKGLIYVGVLEPPKGETPEDWEPRPQTLFRSTQFGDDADRALKKSDGSWTYFAPDIAYHHDKFRRGYRTLIDVWGADHSGYIKRVKAAVAAITDNGAEIDVKVCQMVRLFRNGEPVRMSKRAGDFVTLREVVDEVGKDAVRFMMLTRKNDAPLDFDFVKVKEQSRDNPVFYVQYAHARIHSVLRNAAEAGYDLSDGALANADLSRLGDEAELALLRLMAGFPRQVEQAAIAHEPHRIAFYLDDLAAAFHALWNKGKDDASLRFIREDDRDATLARLALIRAAAYVVAAGLGILGVEPTEEMR, from the coding sequence ATGAACATTTTTCGCTATTTCGAGGATCGCGTCGAGGCTGCCCTGAAGGCCCTCGAAAAAGAAGGCGCACTGCCGGCCGGGCTCGACACCTCGCGCGTTGCCGTCGAACCGCCGCGCGATCCTTCGCATGGCGACCTCTCGACCAATGCGGCGATGGTGCTGGCAAAGCCTGCGAACATGAAGCCGCGCGATCTCGCCGACCGTCTGGCGGCGAAGCTCGCGGCGGAAGAAGCGGTGACGGAAGTTTCCGTTGCCGGACCTGGCTTCATCAATCTGCGCCTCAACGCCAGTTTCTGGCTGGCGCGCATTCCCGAAATGCTGCGTTCAGGGCCGGCCTACGGTACGAGCGAGCTGGGCGCGGGCGAGGCGGTCAACGTGGAATATGTTTCGGCCAATCCGACCGGCCCGATGCATGTCGGCCATGTGCGCGGCGCGGTTTTCGGCGATGCGCTGGCAAACCTGCTTGAAAAAGTCGGCTACCGCGTCTGCCGCGAATACTACATCAACGATGCGGGCGGGCAGATCGAAGTGCTGGCGCGCAGTGTCCTGCTTCGCTACCGCGAGGCGCGGGGCGAGGCGATTGGCGCGATCCCCGAAGGCCTTTATCCGGGCGACTATCTGAAGCCGGTGGGGCAGGCGCTTGCGGCAACGCATGGCGGCGGTCTGATCGAAGGGAACGACGAGACGGAAGCGCTGCGGATTGCACGCGAGGCCGCCGTCGAGGCGATGATGGAGCTGATCCGCGGCGATCTCGCCGTGCTCGGGATCACGCATGAAGTCTTCTTCTCCGAGCTTTCCCTGCACCGGTCGGGCGCGATCGAGGAAACGGTGAAGCTGCTGGAAGACAAGGGCCTCATTTATGTCGGCGTGCTGGAGCCGCCGAAGGGCGAGACGCCGGAAGACTGGGAACCGCGCCCGCAAACGCTTTTCCGTTCGACGCAGTTCGGCGACGACGCCGACCGGGCGCTCAAGAAGTCCGATGGAAGCTGGACCTATTTCGCGCCGGACATTGCCTATCACCACGACAAATTCCGGCGCGGTTACCGGACGCTGATCGATGTCTGGGGCGCCGATCATTCGGGCTACATCAAGCGCGTCAAGGCGGCGGTGGCGGCGATCACCGACAATGGCGCCGAGATCGACGTCAAGGTCTGCCAGATGGTGCGGCTCTTTCGCAACGGCGAGCCGGTGCGCATGTCGAAACGCGCCGGCGATTTCGTGACCCTGCGCGAAGTCGTGGACGAAGTCGGCAAGGATGCCGTCCGCTTCATGATGCTGACGCGGAAAAACGATGCGCCGCTCGATTTCGACTTCGTCAAGGTGAAGGAGCAGTCGCGCGATAATCCGGTGTTTTATGTGCAGTACGCCCATGCGCGCATCCATTCGGTTTTGCGCAATGCGGCCGAGGCCGGTTACGATCTCTCCGACGGCGCTTTGGCAAACGCCGATCTGTCGCGTCTCGGCGACGAGGCGGAACTTGCGCTGCTTCGGCTGATGGCCGGCTTTCCGCGCCAGGTCGAGCAGGCGGCCATTGCGCATGAACCGCACCGGATCGCCTTCTATCTCGACGACCTGGCGGCGGCCTTCCATGCGTTGTGGAACAAGGGCAAGGACGATGCGTCGCTGCGCTTCATCCGCGAGGATGACAGGGATGCTACGCTTGCCAGACTCGCTTTGATTCGCGCTGCCGCATATGTCGTTGCCGCCGGTTTGGGGATTCTGGGGGTGGAGCCGACCGAGGAGATGCGCTGA
- the tatA gene encoding twin-arginine translocase TatA/TatE family subunit, whose protein sequence is MPSWTQILLVVVLILLLFGRGKISEMMGDFAKGIKSFKRGLSDEEEADAAGSEPKTIDATVNREESAEAKNKATNG, encoded by the coding sequence ATGCCGAGTTGGACACAAATACTGCTGGTCGTCGTGCTGATCCTTCTGCTGTTCGGCCGGGGCAAGATCTCCGAGATGATGGGCGACTTCGCCAAGGGTATCAAAAGCTTCAAGCGGGGGCTTTCGGATGAGGAAGAGGCCGATGCGGCCGGTTCCGAACCCAAGACCATCGATGCAACGGTCAACCGGGAAGAGAGTGCCGAGGCCAAGAACAAGGCCACAAACGGCTAA
- a CDS encoding ScpA family protein: protein MSEAPTQGEADDGAPAGDAAAGDAVSGFEEGPPRSAADPGDMLIVDLDGFEGPLDVLLTLARNQKVDLTRISILKLAEQYLDFIAHARRMELDLAADYLVMASWLAYLKSKLLLPPPEEEEGPSGAEMAARLAFQLQRLEAMRNAAQQIFGRQCRLGLQVFQRGAPEGIRVIKTSNYQGTLYELLKSYSEQRLKGHETKWEPKRLPIMAIEAARKRFEAMMGMMFDWGRIDNFLPADEMSAPMRRSAMASMLSAALELAKDGHMELRQAGAFAPLFLRRREAKPDQTTPEKTEE from the coding sequence ATGAGCGAGGCGCCCACACAAGGCGAAGCTGACGACGGCGCACCGGCAGGCGACGCCGCGGCGGGCGATGCCGTTTCCGGATTCGAGGAAGGGCCGCCGCGGAGTGCCGCCGATCCCGGCGATATGCTGATCGTCGATCTCGACGGTTTCGAGGGGCCGCTCGACGTCCTGCTGACGCTGGCGCGCAACCAGAAGGTCGACCTCACCCGCATTTCGATCCTGAAACTTGCCGAGCAATATCTCGACTTCATCGCCCATGCGCGGCGCATGGAGCTCGACCTTGCCGCCGATTATCTGGTGATGGCGTCGTGGCTCGCTTACCTGAAATCGAAGTTGCTGTTGCCGCCGCCCGAAGAGGAAGAGGGCCCGTCCGGCGCCGAGATGGCGGCGCGGCTTGCGTTCCAGTTGCAGCGGCTGGAGGCGATGCGCAACGCGGCGCAACAGATTTTCGGGCGTCAGTGCCGGTTGGGGCTGCAGGTTTTCCAGCGCGGTGCGCCGGAAGGTATTCGCGTCATCAAGACAAGCAATTATCAGGGAACGCTATACGAGCTTCTGAAGAGCTATTCCGAGCAGCGCCTGAAGGGACATGAAACCAAGTGGGAGCCCAAGCGGCTTCCGATCATGGCGATCGAGGCGGCGCGCAAGCGCTTCGAGGCGATGATGGGCATGATGTTCGACTGGGGCCGGATCGACAATTTCCTGCCTGCCGACGAGATGAGCGCGCCGATGCGGCGTTCGGCGATGGCGAGCATGCTGAGTGCGGCGCTGGAGCTTGCCAAGGACGGGCATATGGAGCTGCGCCAGGCCGGTGCCTTTGCGCCGCTGTTCCTGCGCCGCCGCGAGGCCAAACCAGACCAGACCACCCCAGAGAAGACCGAAGAATGA